CACGTACGGCGACCACGTCTGGAAGGTTGTCGGCGATCTCGATGCAGTTGCCGCCGTTGTCGCCGCTGCGGGTGCTCTTGCGCCACTGGGCGCCGGCCGGGTCAGTCATGGCGGGCAAGTCGGCCGGTCTTGACGGCCGTGACGAAGACGCCCCAATTGCTCGGGGCGAGGGTCAGCGCAGGCCCGAGTGGGTCCTTGCTGTCGCGTACGGCGACTACGTCTGGAAGGTTGTCGGCGATCTCGACGCAGTCACCTCCGTTGCCGCCGCTGCGGGTACTCTTGCGCCACTGGGCGCGGGTCAAGTCAGTCATGCCGTATCTCCCCAATGATTCCTTTGATCATT
The nucleotide sequence above comes from Plantactinospora soyae. Encoded proteins:
- a CDS encoding DUF397 domain-containing protein, producing the protein MTDLTRAQWRKSTRSGGNGGDCVEIADNLPDVVAVRDSKDPLGPALTLAPSNWGVFVTAVKTGRLARHD